One stretch of Erpetoichthys calabaricus chromosome 14, fErpCal1.3, whole genome shotgun sequence DNA includes these proteins:
- the smim12 gene encoding small integral membrane protein 12 — MWPVIWTAVRTYAPYVTFPVALVVGTVGYHLEWFIRGSPSLPKEEKSISELREDRRLEELNGSDVTQVRSLKDKLEFAPRAVLNRNRPEKS, encoded by the coding sequence ATGTGGCCAGTGATCTGGACAGCTGTTCGCACTTATGCCCCTTATGTTACATTCCCGGTTGCCTTAGTTGTAGGCACAGTGGGCTATCACCTTGAGTGGTTTATCCGAGGCAGTCCATCCTTACCTAAAGAGGAAAAGAGCATTTCAGAGTTGAGAGAGGATCGCAGACTGGAGGAActaaatggaagtgatgtcacacaGGTCAGGAGCCTGAAAGACAAACTGGAATTTGCCCCCAGAGCTGTGCTGAACCGCAACAGACCAGAGAAAAGTTAA